ACTTCGTCCTCCTGCCTAATATCATCAGTAGCATCTCTTACACCCATAGCATAGACATTTGACGTGGGCTTGAAATCATCTATCTCAACCAGGAATCGCCCATTTTTAACGAACATCTCGGCAGATGCTTTGTTTATGGTGAATTTACCAAGCCGTTCGTTATAGACGAAGAGTATTTTCCCATCCTTTACTATCATATCCTGATTATAGTTCCTTCTTAAGCTGTATCCATTTATCAATGGAAGGATCCAAGACCCAAACTGATACTTTAGTACGGATTCATACTTAGCCTTCTTCTGATCTATTGATTTGGATGCAAATTTCTCTTTTTCAACTGTTTGCCTTAGCTTTGAGAGGTTAGATGATTTAAATTCAATGAACTCAGTATCATAGGGTATTGAATCCGTTATAAACTCCAAGTCATCCGGCACGAAAGCTATCACTTTACGATACTTATTCCTCGACATATAGGATCTCAACATCCTTTTCATCATAACTTTCTCATCTTCATACCAGAGACCGATAACTGGAATGTCGTAGAACATTGCTGGATAAGTTTCTTCTAAATCCCTTGGCACCACGCCAAGGGGTGAGGTTACGATGATCTCATGTATGTATTTACGCAAGTCGGATAAAGAATTTATTACTTTTTGGTGACTCTTTGATTTTGAGTATGGTTTCTTAGCAGAACATGGGAGTATGACAGCAACATCAAGGTCTGGTTTCTCATAGAGATTGGCTACGTATTCCCTATATCGCACTATGT
This genomic stretch from Thermoplasma volcanium GSS1 harbors:
- a CDS encoding DUF5591 domain-containing protein, with protein sequence MIEDTGIFGYSRAGSINGIEYPYVINVKTDFVENDGKLNFMGEEIDRMLIYPSQIKQEIVETESFVIIPNGAELIRRPKNLVSIIMNVHEKYGFSKLIYLSGLPDPYSIPALVYLGVSFFDDAYFRIEGINGLQFTQYGIRRTNEDQTENNMNFVRSMLNVIKDSIMNGTLRDIVEKNLVSSKAAEMIRIADYSYYEEYEKIFPSRTPYIKANTIEDLYRPDIVRYREYVANLYEKPDLDVAVILPCSAKKPYSKSKSHQKVINSLSDLRKYIHEIIVTSPLGVVPRDLEETYPAMFYDIPVIGLWYEDEKVMMKRMLRSYMSRNKYRKVIAFVPDDLEFITDSIPYDTEFIEFKSSNLSKLRQTVEKEKFASKSIDQKKAKYESVLKYQFGSWILPLINGYSLRRNYNQDMIVKDGKILFVYNERLGKFTINKASAEMFVKNGRFLVEIDDFKPTSNVYAMGVRDATDDIRQEDEVVLVHSGEIRGVGIAKMNARAMMELKKGIAVKVR